One segment of Streptosporangium brasiliense DNA contains the following:
- a CDS encoding transposase family protein, with translation MRLLLREWLSWGFVVGAWLGERSPSYRLRQGGDGDGLVAGGAGAAGGCGSASDRGAATADRPYFSGKHRVHGMNVPIIATPDGTILWTSGALPGRTHDLTAARIWGILRALEKAGIITLADKAYQGAEGPVVTPYKGKNKPQSQKQANRSHARLRGPGERANAQLKSWRILRKLRSSPSKAGHLCKAIAVLQNHRAAQAARG, from the coding sequence GTGCGGCTCCTTCTGAGGGAGTGGCTGAGCTGGGGGTTCGTGGTTGGGGCCTGGTTGGGTGAGCGATCACCGTCCTACCGTCTGAGGCAAGGCGGTGATGGCGATGGGCTCGTTGCTGGAGGAGCTGGCGCGGCGGGAGGCTGCGGCTCGGCGTCGGATCGAGGGGCTGCGACAGCCGATCGGCCCTACTTCTCCGGTAAGCACCGCGTGCACGGGATGAACGTCCCGATCATCGCCACACCGGACGGGACGATCCTGTGGACCTCGGGCGCGCTGCCCGGCAGAACCCATGACCTCACCGCCGCCCGGATCTGGGGCATCCTGCGCGCGTTGGAGAAGGCCGGCATCATCACCCTGGCCGACAAGGCGTATCAGGGGGCCGAGGGCCCGGTCGTCACTCCGTACAAGGGCAAGAACAAACCCCAGTCCCAAAAGCAGGCCAACCGCTCACACGCCCGCCTACGCGGACCCGGCGAGCGTGCGAACGCCCAGCTCAAGAGCTGGCGCATCCTGCGAAAGCTACGCAGCAGCCCCAGCAAGGCCGGCCACCTGTGCAAGGCCATCGCCGTCCTCCAAAATCACCGCGCCGCACAGGCCGCACGAGGATGA
- a CDS encoding TetR/AcrR family transcriptional regulator yields MTTTQLRKDAARNWERIVATARDLVDQGTALQLNDVARRAGLGVATVYRHFATPEALLETVAAPCLEALAAHGEQALADADPWRALEGFLSRIVEAQVTDAALPPVAAATTDTLPRTTELKKSLASAGTTLLERARDAGAVRPDLAAADLVPLMCGIAHAVTVHGGTPTDRIDTAHRYLATLLEGMRPTPPNT; encoded by the coding sequence ATGACGACCACACAGCTGCGCAAAGACGCCGCCCGCAACTGGGAGCGGATCGTCGCCACCGCCCGCGACCTGGTCGACCAGGGCACCGCGTTGCAGCTCAACGACGTCGCGCGCCGGGCAGGCCTCGGGGTCGCCACGGTCTACCGGCACTTCGCCACCCCCGAGGCACTACTGGAGACCGTCGCCGCTCCCTGCCTGGAAGCCCTGGCCGCGCATGGCGAGCAGGCTTTGGCCGACGCCGACCCCTGGCGGGCGCTGGAGGGCTTCCTGTCCCGCATCGTCGAAGCACAGGTCACCGACGCCGCCCTGCCCCCGGTCGCCGCCGCGACCACGGACACCCTGCCGCGCACCACGGAACTCAAGAAGTCGCTCGCGTCGGCCGGCACCACACTCCTCGAGCGGGCCCGCGACGCCGGAGCCGTCCGCCCCGACCTCGCCGCGGCCGACCTCGTCCCGCTCATGTGCGGCATCGCCCACGCCGTGACCGTCCACGGCGGCACCCCCACCGACCGGATCGACACCGCCCACCGTTACCTGGCCACCCTGCTCGAAGGCATGCGCCCCACACCGCCGAACACGTGA
- a CDS encoding class I SAM-dependent methyltransferase, producing the protein MTHRSDGARPAYAFDNANAHAGGQHDSLARLLDPGTFQRLEQTAITDGWECLEIGAGGGSVAVWLAERVAPTGRVLATDIQPQLIPDVPGLTVARHDVTTDPLLDDAFDLIHARLVLSHLPERHQVLRKLLAALKPGGVIQIDEIDTTHWPILTAATPQDAKAYHAYLLGLVGVLRAAGADPSWGPQVAAALTDAGFTDVDPQCHSEVWGPDSAGAALLLSNSRHLEPALLAHGLTESDLEAARAAIVHPVFRAVSFTVHTVQARRPA; encoded by the coding sequence ATGACCCACCGGTCTGATGGCGCCCGTCCCGCCTACGCCTTCGACAACGCCAACGCCCACGCCGGAGGCCAGCACGACAGTCTCGCCCGGCTACTGGATCCCGGCACCTTCCAGCGCCTCGAACAGACCGCGATCACCGATGGCTGGGAATGCCTGGAGATAGGCGCCGGCGGCGGCAGCGTCGCCGTCTGGCTCGCCGAACGCGTCGCCCCCACCGGCCGCGTGCTCGCCACCGACATCCAGCCGCAACTCATCCCCGACGTTCCCGGTCTCACCGTGGCCAGGCATGATGTGACCACCGATCCGCTGCTGGACGATGCCTTCGATCTGATCCACGCCCGTCTGGTCCTCAGCCACCTCCCCGAGCGCCACCAGGTTCTCCGCAAGCTCCTCGCCGCGCTCAAGCCAGGTGGAGTCATCCAGATCGATGAGATCGACACCACACACTGGCCGATCCTCACCGCGGCGACACCGCAGGACGCCAAGGCCTACCACGCCTATCTCCTCGGGCTCGTCGGCGTCCTGCGCGCGGCCGGCGCCGACCCGTCCTGGGGCCCGCAGGTCGCCGCCGCCCTCACCGATGCCGGGTTCACCGATGTCGACCCACAGTGTCACAGCGAGGTATGGGGACCGGATTCAGCCGGGGCGGCGCTGCTGCTCAGCAACAGCCGGCATCTGGAGCCGGCCCTGCTGGCACACGGTCTGACGGAATCGGACCTCGAGGCGGCCCGTGCGGCGATCGTCCATCCCGTTTTCCGGGCGGTGTCCTTCACCGTGCACACCGTTCAAGCGCGCAGGCCCGCTTGA
- a CDS encoding SDR family NAD(P)-dependent oxidoreductase, whose translation MMKTAVVTAGTGGIGLETALGLAAAGFAVTVVGRDADRGARAVERINATQPAHPGRFLSADLASLDQVRALADSIAADHAASGKPLTVLVNNVGAMFAERADLGGVEASFVVNHLSPYLLTELLLPTLTAGAPSRIVNVTSGAVGVAKRVFDAVEPPGGYYGFHWYGRAKLANLAYTLDLARRLDGTGVSVFAADPGGAATDMTNGTLTDPKIVSPALRLLWPLVRRKFERSTSGPASAAARPSITAATDHALTGRTGLVIGPQAHPVAPFRAATDRRIAEAVHLLSETHAPAARADA comes from the coding sequence ATGATGAAGACAGCTGTGGTCACGGCCGGCACGGGGGGCATCGGCCTGGAGACCGCGCTGGGGCTGGCCGCCGCAGGATTCGCGGTCACTGTGGTCGGGCGCGACGCCGACCGGGGAGCCAGGGCGGTTGAGCGGATCAACGCGACGCAACCGGCGCACCCCGGCCGGTTCCTGTCCGCCGACCTCGCCTCGCTCGACCAGGTCCGCGCGCTGGCCGACAGCATCGCCGCCGACCACGCCGCGTCGGGGAAACCGTTGACGGTGCTGGTCAACAACGTTGGGGCGATGTTCGCCGAGCGCGCGGACCTGGGGGGCGTCGAGGCGTCGTTCGTCGTCAACCACCTCTCGCCGTATCTGCTGACCGAACTACTGCTGCCCACGCTCACCGCCGGGGCGCCGAGCAGGATCGTGAACGTGACCTCGGGCGCGGTCGGCGTCGCCAAGCGGGTGTTCGACGCGGTCGAGCCGCCAGGCGGCTACTACGGCTTCCACTGGTACGGCCGCGCCAAGCTCGCCAACCTCGCCTACACGCTCGACCTGGCGAGGCGGCTGGACGGCACAGGCGTGTCGGTCTTCGCCGCCGATCCCGGAGGCGCCGCGACCGACATGACCAACGGCACCCTGACCGACCCGAAGATCGTCTCTCCTGCCCTGCGGCTGCTGTGGCCGCTGGTACGCCGCAAGTTCGAACGCTCCACCTCCGGTCCGGCGTCCGCGGCGGCCAGGCCCTCGATCACCGCCGCCACCGACCACGCGCTGACCGGCCGGACCGGCCTCGTCATCGGGCCCCAGGCACACCCCGTCGCCCCGTTCCGTGCGGCGACCGACCGCCGCATCGCCGAGGCCGTACACCTGCTCAGCGAGACCCACGCGCCTGCGGCCAGAGCGGATGCATGA
- a CDS encoding transposase yields MTSHDLQRGDGPRGDRPRRRYFSAEYKLRIVAEYEAAPDGEKGRVLQREGLYSTSIDLWRRQRDNGELTAAGPASSARARKTPEQLELERLRKERGATLPQ; encoded by the coding sequence ATGACCAGCCACGACCTTCAACGCGGTGACGGCCCTCGGGGTGACCGGCCCAGACGGCGGTACTTCTCGGCCGAGTACAAGCTGCGGATCGTCGCGGAGTACGAGGCCGCGCCGGACGGTGAGAAGGGCAGGGTCCTGCAGCGCGAAGGTCTCTACAGCACGAGCATCGACCTGTGGCGTCGCCAGCGCGACAACGGCGAGTTGACCGCCGCCGGTCCGGCGAGCTCCGCGCGGGCGCGTAAGACGCCCGAGCAACTGGAGCTGGAGCGGCTGCGTAAGGAGAGGGGTGCGACTCTCCCTCAGTGA